In the genome of Massilia sp. W12, the window TCGCCGGCGCGCCGCACAATCACGGTGTCGCCAATCCTGATATCTTTGCGCCGCACTTCGTCTTCATTGTGCAAGGTGGCGTTGGTGACGGTGACGCCGCCGACAAACACCGGGGCCAGGCGCGCCACCGGGGTGATAGCGCCGGTGCGTCCCACTTGCACTTCAATCTCTTCCAGCGTGGTCAGGGCTTCTTCCGCCGGGAATTTATGCGCAATCGCAAAACGCGGGGCGCGTGAGACAAAGCCGAGTTTTTGCTGCAAATCAAACTGATTGAGTTTGTACACCACGCCGTCAATGTCATATGGCAGGCCGGCGCGCTGCAAGCCGATATTGCGGAAAAATTCGAGCAGACCGGCGGCGTCTTGCACCACGGCGCGCTTATCGCACACCGGCAAGCCGAGCGTGACATACCAATCCAGCAGCGCGGCCTGGGAGGGCGGCATCGGCGCGCCCTGCAAATCGCCGATGCCGTAGGCGAAGAAGCGCAGGCTGCGCTGGGCTGTGATGCGCGAGTCAAGCTGGCGCAAGCTGCCGGCGGCGGCGTTGCGCGGGTTGGCGAATTCTTTTTGCCCTGCGGCGCGCTGACGCGCATTCAGATTTTGAAAATCCTGTTTGAACATCAAAACTTCACCGCGCACCTCCAGCACCTGCGGCACAACCGCGCCAAACAGGCGCAGCGGAATCACATCAATTGTGCGGATATTTGCTGTCACATCTTCGCCGGTGGCGCCATCGCCGCGCGTGGCGGCCTGGGTCAGGATGCCGTTTTCATAGCGCAGGCTGATGGCCAGACCGTCAAATTTCAAATCCACCGCATATTCGGCGTGGAATTGATCCAAGCCTTCTTTCACGCGACGGTCAAAGTTTTCAATGTCCTCATCGCTGAAACCATTGTTGAGCGACAACATGGGGACGCTGTGCTGCACCTGGGAAAATTCCGGCAGCGGAACCCCGCCCACGCGCTTGGTGGGCGAATCGGCTTGCGCCCATTCCGGGTGCGCCGCCTCCCAGGCTTGCAATTGTTTGAACAGGCGGTCGTACTCGGCATCGGGAATGCTGGGATTATCCAGCACATAATAGGCATGCGCATGGCGGTTTAATTCGGCCACCAGGGCAATCATGTCTTCTTGTGTCGTCATGTCATTCTCAAACAGGGAAGGACGCGGGAATCGAACCCGCGTCCCGGCAAGGCGTCGCGGCTCAATTGAACAGGCGCTGCGCGCGCGTGGAGCCGGCGGGAATCTGCGAGCCTTGCATCTCAATATAAAAGGCTTGCACCTGACCGGCGATTTCTTGCAATTGAGCGTCGCTCAAAATTTGATTGCTGTCATCAACAATGCTGGCGTCAAGCCGCTGCGCCAGGCTGTGCGCGCAGGCGGTCATGGCGCCAAACGGATCTTTTTCCGGGGCCACGCAAGGCACATCCAGCAACAGCGTTAAGCGCGACGTGGTGTCCGCCGCCACTGTGACATTGGTGGAGAGGGAAAACAGATTGCCGCCGGCCCCATCTTTCATCACAAAACGGCCATCCGGGCGCACGTCAAAGCCCTGTTTTTCCAGCGCCAGCAATAAGGTGTTCATGGCCCAGGGCGCGCCGTTGCTGGCCAGATTGATGCCCAGTTGCGCATCGTGCTCCAGCACAAATTGATGCAGCGAGCGCGCGCGCGCCATGACATCAATCATGTCCGGGATATCCGCTTCTGCGCCGATTTCATCGCCCAGCTGACGCAGCCTGGTCACCAATTCGGAATATTCCAGCTCATTCATGGCGGTGGCGCGGCTGGCCATCTGCACCCCGACTTTAAGCTCGGCATATTGGCCGCCATACACAATCGGCTCCCAATCGCCATCCACCCGCAAGCCGCAGTAATGCACCGGCTTATTGCCGACATGGCGCAAATGCTGCAACACCGGCAACAGTTTTTCCGCGCGCATCGGCGCTTCCATACTCATCTTGATGACGCAATCAATCAATTTATCGATTGGCAATTCCGGTTTGGGTTTTGCCTTGGGCGCAAGCTCAGAGGCCAGCTCTGACGCGCCGCCCTCCTCTGCCGCAGTGTGCGCCTGAGCACTGGCCGGCGCATGCTGGGCGGGGACTGCATGCGGCTGCAGATCCATTTCCGGCTCTTGACGCGGCTGCATCAAGACATCGTCGGGATTGCCGGCAAAGGCCCGCTCGACGCTCTTGCGCGCGCGCACCTCTTGCCATTTGTTATAAGAAAACACGGCGACCACGGCGACTGCGCCGCCGGCGATCAATGTGAGTTGAAGATCCGTTATCATGCTGCTTGCGCCTCAGAAGCAAAGTTGGCGGCTGACTCCATGTCAACCGCGACGATACGCGACACACCTTGTTCCTGCATGGTGACCCCGATTAACTGCTGGGCCATTTCCATCGCTATTTTATTATGCGAAATGAACAGGAA includes:
- the ligA gene encoding NAD-dependent DNA ligase LigA, giving the protein MTTQEDMIALVAELNRHAHAYYVLDNPSIPDAEYDRLFKQLQAWEAAHPEWAQADSPTKRVGGVPLPEFSQVQHSVPMLSLNNGFSDEDIENFDRRVKEGLDQFHAEYAVDLKFDGLAISLRYENGILTQAATRGDGATGEDVTANIRTIDVIPLRLFGAVVPQVLEVRGEVLMFKQDFQNLNARQRAAGQKEFANPRNAAAGSLRQLDSRITAQRSLRFFAYGIGDLQGAPMPPSQAALLDWYVTLGLPVCDKRAVVQDAAGLLEFFRNIGLQRAGLPYDIDGVVYKLNQFDLQQKLGFVSRAPRFAIAHKFPAEEALTTLEEIEVQVGRTGAITPVARLAPVFVGGVTVTNATLHNEDEVRRKDIRIGDTVIVRRAGDVIPEVVAHVPERRPADAREFVMPQACPVCGSPIERPEEEAIARCSGGWQRCKAQKKGALIHFASRRAMDIEGLGEQLVEQLVEKNIINTPADLYKLGVAKLAALERMAEKSAQNILSALAASKQNVNLARFIYALGIRHVGESTAKALARHFGKLEAVQAASAEELLQVEDIGPVVAASISAFFADPINCEMVEQLRAAGIALKEGEGERDNTPQVFAGKTVVLTGTLPTLTRDAAAGMIEKAGGKVSSSVSKKTSLVVAGSDAGSKLAKAQELGVAVIDEAQFLSLLQPVQTEQDPLENEA
- a CDS encoding cell division protein ZipA C-terminal FtsZ-binding domain-containing protein, with the translated sequence MTDLQLTLIAGGAVAVVAVFSYNKWQEVRARKSVERAFAGNPDDVLMQPRQEPEMDLQPHAVPAQHAPASAQAHTAAEEGGASELASELAPKAKPKPELPIDKLIDCVIKMSMEAPMRAEKLLPVLQHLRHVGNKPVHYCGLRVDGDWEPIVYGGQYAELKVGVQMASRATAMNELEYSELVTRLRQLGDEIGAEADIPDMIDVMARARSLHQFVLEHDAQLGINLASNGAPWAMNTLLLALEKQGFDVRPDGRFVMKDGAGGNLFSLSTNVTVAADTTSRLTLLLDVPCVAPEKDPFGAMTACAHSLAQRLDASIVDDSNQILSDAQLQEIAGQVQAFYIEMQGSQIPAGSTRAQRLFN